From Schaalia sp. ZJ405, one genomic window encodes:
- the xylB gene encoding xylulokinase — protein sequence MVVRSVLGIDLSTQSCTLEVRSVDDFSVVARSRIPLASTHPPVSEHNAEDWWRALAQGVRQLAESTDLSAIVALSVSGQCHGLVPLDVNGFPIRPVKLWNDTSTTPYLERLFDRVSRKEWAERVGSVPTAAFTVSKLAWFIAEEPDNFAKTVQIVLPHDYITYRLTGRYCTDRSEASGTGYFDSVSNSYDYELLAQCFGDLRSWTDLFPEVLGPSEIAGYVTDEAAEILGITSGIPVAVGGGDQHVAALGLGMTEGDVVFSLGTSGVVITMSDRPVSDPSGQVNGVANVTGGWLPLVCTLNATKVSDWAARLLNVSVQELDQLALDANTGEIGPVFATYLDGERSPSLPLSVGVLAGLKGESTREDVALSVFRGVLAGLLRGLDSIEAHGVDIGGRVMAIGGGARSAAYIQFLADLLNRPVSVINEPEATARGACIQALAVYRHQDVSTIAIQFPPTISRTIQPRSGELRWEELKSVYLPVAAFAGTQNRDSFTQPDRLRR from the coding sequence ATGGTCGTGCGCTCGGTACTTGGAATTGATCTGTCCACCCAGTCGTGCACCCTTGAAGTACGGTCAGTAGACGACTTTTCAGTCGTTGCGCGCAGTCGCATTCCACTTGCCTCAACGCACCCTCCAGTGTCTGAGCACAATGCTGAAGACTGGTGGAGGGCACTCGCTCAGGGGGTCCGCCAACTTGCTGAGAGTACCGATTTATCTGCAATCGTTGCCCTTTCGGTGTCGGGCCAGTGTCATGGTCTGGTCCCCCTTGATGTGAACGGTTTCCCGATTCGCCCAGTCAAACTGTGGAACGACACATCGACCACGCCGTATCTTGAGCGATTGTTTGACAGAGTTTCGAGAAAAGAATGGGCTGAACGCGTTGGTTCAGTACCGACAGCCGCGTTCACCGTGTCAAAGCTTGCGTGGTTTATCGCCGAGGAACCCGATAATTTCGCGAAGACAGTACAGATTGTTCTTCCTCACGACTACATTACGTATCGCCTCACGGGCCGCTACTGTACGGATCGCTCCGAAGCTTCTGGTACTGGGTATTTCGATTCAGTGAGTAACTCCTATGACTATGAGCTGCTCGCTCAGTGCTTTGGCGATTTGCGGTCGTGGACAGATCTATTCCCCGAGGTTTTAGGACCGTCGGAGATCGCCGGCTACGTTACCGACGAAGCCGCTGAGATTCTCGGGATTACTTCCGGGATCCCGGTGGCTGTGGGTGGTGGAGACCAACACGTTGCCGCGCTGGGACTGGGAATGACTGAGGGCGATGTTGTTTTTAGTCTGGGAACGTCCGGTGTTGTCATCACGATGTCGGATCGTCCCGTCAGCGATCCATCCGGTCAAGTCAATGGTGTCGCAAACGTCACGGGTGGCTGGCTTCCGCTGGTGTGTACGTTGAATGCAACGAAGGTGTCGGACTGGGCTGCTCGTCTGCTCAACGTGTCAGTGCAGGAACTGGATCAGCTAGCCCTCGATGCGAACACCGGCGAGATCGGACCAGTCTTTGCAACATACCTGGATGGTGAGAGAAGCCCATCATTGCCATTGTCTGTTGGTGTTCTCGCTGGCCTGAAAGGGGAGTCCACCCGTGAAGACGTCGCGCTATCAGTGTTCCGCGGTGTTCTGGCGGGACTTTTACGGGGACTCGATTCGATTGAAGCTCATGGAGTGGATATTGGCGGTCGTGTAATGGCGATCGGTGGAGGTGCGCGTTCTGCGGCGTACATTCAGTTCCTTGCTGACTTGCTTAACCGGCCCGTCAGTGTCATTAATGAACCTGAAGCCACAGCTCGGGGGGCGTGTATTCAAGCTCTGGCGGTCTATCGACACCAGGATGTATCCACGATTGCCATTCAGTTCCCGCCGACCATTTCTCGCACGATTCAACCGCGATCAGGTGAATTGCGCTGGGAGGAATTGAAGTCGGTGTACCTCCCCGTCGCAGCCTTCGCTGGAACTCAGAATCGCGACTCATTCACCCAACCGGACAGGCTTCGTCGTTAG
- a CDS encoding KpsF/GutQ family sugar-phosphate isomerase, protein MKLQTMEDNKILQIARDGARLEARAVACVENQIDDSVINVARLIDQARGKVIVVGSGTSGTIARRLAHLLSVSGTPGVFVHPMDALHGTMGAIEGDDVLIALSKGGESDEINSLCSLLSEQGTTIIGIGEQSESTLARLSDVFVCLHTADGADPENVLAMGSTLVTAIWGDALARVLMAMHGWTVDESIRIHPAGAVGKNAICSQHEG, encoded by the coding sequence ATGAAATTGCAGACAATGGAAGATAACAAAATTCTACAGATTGCACGTGATGGAGCCAGGCTCGAGGCTCGTGCGGTTGCTTGTGTAGAAAACCAGATCGATGACAGTGTGATCAACGTGGCCCGACTGATCGACCAGGCCCGGGGCAAAGTCATCGTCGTCGGGTCAGGGACATCGGGCACTATTGCACGCCGACTCGCACACCTATTGTCTGTCTCAGGCACGCCGGGTGTATTTGTACATCCAATGGATGCGCTGCATGGAACGATGGGGGCAATTGAGGGAGATGATGTCCTGATTGCCTTGTCTAAAGGTGGTGAGTCTGATGAAATCAATTCCCTGTGTTCACTTCTGTCTGAGCAAGGAACCACAATCATTGGAATCGGTGAACAATCAGAATCGACATTAGCGCGCCTATCCGATGTATTCGTGTGCCTTCACACGGCTGATGGTGCAGATCCGGAGAATGTCCTCGCGATGGGGTCAACGTTGGTCACTGCAATTTGGGGGGACGCACTTGCTCGGGTTCTCATGGCGATGCATGGGTGGACGGTCGACGAGAGCATTAGGATCCACCCGGCAGGTGCAGTTGGGAAAAACGCTATCTGTTCGCAGCATGAAGGGTGA
- a CDS encoding AGE family epimerase/isomerase, with protein sequence MSTLIGTPGANLLDGDAAHLEWLNNERTRLLDFYQPHVCHPDGGYNYLDATGNPLPHQGRQLWNNARMLHCFSIAHMLGRPGAREIAEHGLTYFLDGDGRDHEYGGWFATVGGDSPSDLKELYGQAHVLLAGSSAMLAGLQRGEELVNAALGVIDEHYWDESVGRCVEAYDRTFTQLDTYRGQNANMHLTEAFLAAYEATGRNELLERAVRIGRFIAGRAAKDHVGAWRLCEHFAEDWSDLPEFNRDDPRHPFRPYGSQPGHWLEWAKLLMQMRGLGVDEDWVLPAAQHLFAGAMTDGWQPTGGFVYTTDWDGTPIVRERFFWEPPEALGAAHFLYQETLDPAYAQAYRTIWQYTADHIMDFNGGSWFPELNEDNEPVSFTWEGKPDLYHAFQATMYAFLPAHLGLAAWARTVAHDTQA encoded by the coding sequence ATGAGCACACTGATTGGCACCCCCGGAGCGAACCTGCTGGACGGGGACGCTGCACACCTCGAATGGCTCAACAATGAACGCACCCGCTTGCTTGACTTCTACCAGCCACACGTGTGCCACCCTGACGGCGGATACAACTACCTCGATGCCACCGGTAACCCCCTACCCCACCAAGGGCGGCAGCTGTGGAATAACGCCCGGATGCTCCACTGCTTCTCTATCGCTCACATGCTCGGACGCCCCGGTGCCCGCGAAATCGCCGAACACGGATTGACATATTTCCTTGACGGAGACGGCCGCGACCACGAATACGGTGGCTGGTTCGCCACTGTTGGCGGAGACTCTCCATCAGACTTGAAGGAACTCTACGGTCAAGCGCACGTGCTTCTCGCCGGTTCATCCGCAATGCTCGCAGGTCTTCAACGCGGCGAGGAACTGGTCAACGCTGCTCTTGGGGTTATTGATGAACACTACTGGGACGAATCCGTGGGGCGTTGCGTTGAAGCCTACGACCGGACGTTTACCCAGCTGGACACCTACCGGGGTCAGAACGCCAACATGCACTTAACGGAAGCATTCCTTGCTGCGTACGAGGCCACCGGTCGCAATGAACTCCTCGAGCGCGCTGTTCGGATCGGACGATTCATCGCTGGGCGCGCCGCCAAGGACCATGTCGGCGCGTGGCGCTTGTGCGAGCACTTTGCCGAAGATTGGTCTGACCTTCCCGAATTCAACCGCGACGATCCACGCCATCCGTTCCGCCCGTACGGGTCGCAACCGGGACACTGGTTGGAATGGGCGAAGCTGCTGATGCAAATGCGTGGGCTGGGTGTGGATGAAGACTGGGTTCTTCCAGCGGCACAGCACCTGTTTGCGGGAGCCATGACTGACGGCTGGCAACCGACCGGCGGTTTTGTGTACACCACAGACTGGGATGGAACCCCGATCGTGCGGGAACGTTTCTTCTGGGAGCCCCCAGAGGCTCTGGGAGCAGCGCACTTCCTGTACCAGGAAACACTCGATCCCGCGTACGCGCAGGCGTATCGGACAATCTGGCAGTACACCGCAGATCACATCATGGATTTCAACGGTGGTTCATGGTTCCCGGAGCTCAATGAAGACAATGAGCCGGTGTCCTTCACCTGGGAAGGCAAACCTGACCTTTACCACGCTTTCCAAGCAACAATGTACGCGTTCCTGCCGGCACACCTTGGTCTGGCAGCCTGGGCTCGCACAGTTGCCCACGATACCCAGGCGTAA
- a CDS encoding sugar ABC transporter ATP-binding protein, translated as MTKNQLETLEIRKDYSGVPVLMGVSLSLQAGEVVGLVGHNGAGKSTLLKVLSGAHRYSSGALTINGERVEFSSPAEAITAGVSTVYQELSLLGNLTVTENVWLGRELRLPGGKLDRQKMKRGASKILEDFGLSDVDPDEKVGNYPVATRQLLEIAIASSRKTQFLLLDEPTTSLEGEQVTELLRYIKNLAKERQIGVLIVNHKLDELYEVADRIVALMNGRIVIDTPVETADRHDIVAAIAGEEHAELEESSHPRSSIHREVQVALEVNDLHNSTLCGVTFKAHQAEILGIYGLGGSGRSETLRAIAGIEPAKSGYIELDGRKFLPRTPSEAMRHGIAFLTEERKSDGIVPQMSSVLNAALPVVGTFMKGGVLRSRKMKEQTSQLLESLHLRGDASEPITSLSGGNQQKVLLAKALIQKPTVLLLDEPSKGVDIGAKAEIHQFLKRLAHDEGYAIVMVSSEEEEILDLSDRVVVFSEGSVIDGPLPVEDLTVSDLRRLAWGELRSPTAQK; from the coding sequence ATGACGAAGAATCAATTGGAAACTTTAGAGATTCGGAAGGACTACTCAGGTGTTCCTGTGCTCATGGGCGTGTCCCTCTCTCTTCAAGCTGGAGAGGTCGTCGGGCTCGTTGGACATAATGGAGCCGGAAAATCGACCCTCCTGAAAGTGCTATCTGGTGCGCATCGATACTCGTCAGGAGCACTTACCATCAACGGGGAGAGAGTGGAGTTTTCTTCCCCTGCCGAGGCGATTACCGCTGGCGTTTCGACTGTGTATCAAGAGCTGTCGCTCCTTGGAAACCTCACGGTTACGGAGAATGTCTGGCTGGGAAGGGAACTTCGTCTCCCAGGTGGAAAACTGGACCGTCAAAAGATGAAGCGTGGTGCCAGCAAAATCCTTGAAGATTTTGGTTTGAGTGACGTAGATCCCGATGAAAAGGTTGGGAATTACCCGGTCGCAACCCGCCAACTTCTTGAGATTGCCATCGCATCCAGTCGCAAAACACAGTTCTTGCTCCTTGATGAACCGACAACATCCCTTGAAGGCGAACAAGTTACTGAACTTTTGAGGTATATCAAGAATCTGGCAAAAGAACGCCAGATTGGCGTGCTCATTGTCAATCACAAGTTGGATGAGCTTTACGAGGTTGCTGACCGTATTGTCGCGTTGATGAACGGGCGAATCGTGATTGATACTCCAGTGGAAACCGCTGATCGTCACGACATCGTTGCCGCAATTGCGGGTGAAGAACACGCTGAGCTAGAAGAGAGCTCGCACCCCCGATCCTCGATCCATCGTGAGGTTCAGGTGGCATTGGAGGTCAATGACCTTCATAACTCCACATTATGTGGGGTAACCTTTAAGGCTCATCAGGCGGAGATTCTTGGAATCTATGGGCTTGGTGGAAGCGGGCGCTCCGAGACATTGCGAGCCATTGCTGGTATTGAGCCAGCGAAGAGTGGATACATTGAATTAGACGGGCGTAAATTTCTCCCGAGAACACCGTCCGAAGCAATGCGCCACGGAATCGCATTCTTGACCGAGGAGCGCAAGAGCGACGGAATTGTTCCTCAGATGAGTTCTGTGCTCAATGCAGCTCTCCCTGTCGTCGGCACATTCATGAAGGGTGGGGTGCTGCGCAGTCGGAAGATGAAGGAACAAACCTCTCAACTCTTAGAGTCGTTGCACCTCAGAGGTGATGCTTCAGAGCCCATTACGTCGTTATCGGGTGGAAACCAGCAAAAGGTACTTTTGGCGAAAGCTCTCATTCAGAAGCCCACAGTGTTGTTGCTTGATGAGCCGAGTAAGGGTGTGGATATCGGAGCGAAAGCCGAAATTCACCAGTTCCTTAAGCGGCTTGCGCACGATGAGGGGTACGCGATTGTCATGGTTTCTTCCGAAGAGGAAGAAATACTGGATCTCTCGGATCGCGTGGTGGTCTTCTCTGAAGGAAGCGTCATTGACGGACCTCTCCCGGTTGAAGATTTAACTGTTTCAGATTTACGCCGACTTGCCTGGGGTGAACTCCGTTCACCGACCGCGCAGAAATAG